The following are encoded in a window of Verrucomicrobiia bacterium genomic DNA:
- a CDS encoding FAD:protein FMN transferase, with amino-acid sequence MGVPFRILCYASSQAHGEEAAQAVMARIAHLNTLLSDYEEDSELTQLNRTAGSGRPVKVSPELWQVLREAQRMARLSAGAFDITAGPYISLWRRARRIHRLPEPEKLAEAQKAVGYQKLRLDPPKRTATLLVPRMKLDLGGLAKGFAADEALKVFRRYGITRALVAASGDTSVADAPPAQKGWQVEIGLHPDAPPTTSPRRLLLRHHSVATSGDAQQAVVLEGRRYSHIVNPFTGLGLTDQSQVTVIHPQGMVADALATAISVLGPLRGLELAESQGAALLYQRKLADRLDEIVSRRFGRFLLQ; translated from the coding sequence ATGGGGGTGCCTTTCCGGATCCTTTGCTATGCATCTAGCCAGGCCCATGGAGAGGAGGCCGCTCAAGCCGTCATGGCGCGAATTGCCCATCTCAATACACTCCTCAGCGATTACGAGGAGGACAGCGAACTGACCCAGCTAAATCGCACCGCCGGCTCTGGGCGCCCCGTTAAAGTAAGTCCGGAATTATGGCAGGTGCTCCGGGAGGCCCAGCGCATGGCCCGCCTCAGCGCCGGCGCTTTCGATATCACCGCCGGCCCCTACATTAGTTTGTGGCGGCGCGCCCGGCGAATTCATCGGCTGCCCGAACCAGAAAAACTGGCCGAAGCACAAAAGGCGGTGGGTTATCAAAAATTACGATTGGATCCCCCAAAACGCACCGCGACGCTTCTGGTCCCTCGTATGAAACTGGACTTGGGCGGGTTGGCCAAAGGGTTTGCGGCCGATGAAGCACTGAAGGTTTTTCGACGATACGGCATTACTCGTGCACTGGTGGCAGCCAGCGGTGACACCTCTGTAGCAGACGCTCCGCCCGCGCAAAAAGGCTGGCAGGTGGAAATCGGGCTTCACCCTGACGCTCCTCCCACCACTTCCCCTAGGAGGCTGTTGCTCAGACATCACTCCGTCGCGACTTCCGGGGATGCGCAACAGGCGGTGGTCTTGGAGGGCCGCAGGTATTCCCACATTGTCAACCCGTTCACCGGCCTGGGGCTGACCGATCAAAGCCAGGTCACCGTCATTCATCCACAAGGCATGGTGGCTGATGCACTCGCCACGGCCATCAGTGTTTTGGGGCCGCTCAGGGGACTGGAATTGGCGGAATCTCAAGGGGCTGCCTTGCTGTATCAACGAAAATTGGCCGACCGGCTCGACGAAATTGTTTCACGTCGCTTCGGCCGTTTCCTCTTACAATAA
- a CDS encoding FG-GAP-like repeat-containing protein: MPGPAQTTVNNTTLVISANSHASDTVSVINNGLLKGNGTVANLSVSATGRINPGASPGTITVVGDATWGPAGIYEWEINDALGTAGADPGWDLLQVGNNLNITATPANRFVVKIITLNGGSPGAMANFNKLQPYTWKIASATNIVGFALNKFILDVSGVVNDFSGGEFALVQSGNDILVCYFPNPVITVGPGGDYASIQAAVNDALPQSVILVYADTYIENVAINKPLTLLGPNFGKAGSNPGRGPEAVVMSAVNDPEDAVIFAILASNVVVDGFYFDGDNPMLTGGYTVGTADVNAAVGIQNSTSILNPFTQVEHVTVQNNVFKNFSYGGIYLEVNYLSSRSWNYIRHNYFEQQWEGLQLYAIHAVIDSNVMTNVGRGLSVHAVAAAAATGFNPAINNNTITLGGGGVWNPLATRNAGIWVNFFRGGAPAYGLTNNVVQAPVAVSNPLFGFLVQAVFEGRTVTLANNQVHGFGHLEAGMHFLHCATDTTITVQGGEINNVQIAGIRGVTYDPGSSTTTTTNPVKVAVAGTVIRHVPGGAGVLFSNPTLDTSKAAALTLQSGVVITNAGTGIALRGQGASLSLPGALPVRLDAVGTYIDLQSNGGTVPVSNVDATQVLFDGVLGVGMSEAQGFAVEDKVGHKLDEAGRGLVVWRAGHYYVTTNSGSIARAVGPAVGGDVVHVAAGVYAEAVYINEALALVGPGVVSGAVFTYEGQALVVSNNFFGGSVLVVTNGAVVSGVGTVGGLRVKRGGEVRPGASPGVLTVAGDVEWAEDGVYEWEIADATGGEGVGWDLLQVGNDLQVTATLADPLVLKVVGTPVNFNPANAYTWRVAQVGGSLIGFSGGKVVLDLSGFGHAYTGTFVVVSVGNDVVVKYLPTTGVLTVDAGGGGDYFTIQAAVNAAAPGNTIIVYPGVYVENVTNINKANLKLVGPNDGVEGFGVRGPEAEVRPAVNDPVFSGLFEVMASGVEVRGFKFEGDNPLLSGGEAVGSADANVAAGVYNSANVDHVVVRDNVFRNLAMAGVYWYIDDGSNRSWNYIDRNKFEQMREGVQVYGMHVGVRRNVMVNVGMGVSVHGVAVASDMGFVSEVSHNEVELGAEDVWYVGNTRTVGLWVNYRRGGAPELVVSNNVVRMPVGAVGELQGIQLQTVLEGRVVTVVSNVVEGMGHGAVGVYGLNLAPGTGVVVRGGVVSGVNGAGVRVATHDGVWGDAEVRLGVEGLAVRDVVGGRGLEVLSSNVDPTKAAKLVVQGGVVVSNAAVGVWVSGAGAEVSFAGSSAANLQAVGNYIELASNGFTVPTNDVLAVEVFFDGVKGDAMTPAQLFATEDKITHKVDDVNRGLVIWKDLHTFVTPAVGNIQNGVDAAPSEQTLNIAGGTYSGNVNVADILDVSIGTTNATAQVVQNGDLALNSFARWMIEINGTTPGTDFDQIVVNGAVDLGGAALSARVTVAIPPATELIIIANDGTDAVTGTFSGLPNLAPITIDGQDFIVRYNGGDGNDVVLRRVFPNVAPTLIDKVVVLNPQAEDSPMPVGAVGTPITTLVSFVGSGGIENVTDPDSGAVTGIAVIGADTMHGTWYFTIDGGATWNALGAVSGTSARLLAANAATRLYFVGNPDWNGTLSSALTFRAWDQTYGVNGQGGVDTSYNGLDSAFSSQTDTAALVVWEVNDPPVAGTDTAGPVLEDTPLVFPAAPLISNDLPAPPSVTNESGQSLTVVGVLATTLYGGTASYFSGNITYNPPPNFNGTDVLYYQVQDNGTSNGSPDPKTAIGMVLITVTPDPVDDLRPYFFYAATNFPAGLGPHSIAVGDFDGDFILDLAVANYKTNTVSILQGNGAGHFSLLSVASVGTNPAAVVTADFNNDTLPDLAVANDTSNSVTVLLNLGAANFAATHYPVGSNAFHLAVGLFNGDASPDLAVVSYLENKVQIMLNNGDGTFAAPTSYAVQGGPVYVAAGLLNGDTYVDLAVVNYLSNSVSILTGNGMGGFSLSTNITVGTSPTALALADIDNDGDLDLVVVNEGDDTVRTLFNNGSGHFVTGANYLVGDMPSAVVVADMNADSKRDVVVANAGSNSVWVLVGNGMGGFTNYYIEAATAFGVGDEPVALALGLFNNDIDPDIAVANFSSDNVSILLNSTRLKAFPQSVTVPEDHPGYPITLTGWGNPISYVIVVPPVNGTVGGGPLPNLTYTPFPAYSGPDQIGFVVTDGYGHTSTVAYVTINVADVNDPPTFDITTNLIVVAEDSPLLTFYGFAYNISVGPPNEAGQIYRFITSNNNSGLFISQPTVRSSGNLDFRPAPNAHGSALVTVWMQDNGGTNNGGWDISVPKQFTIQVTNVNDPPVVFPASVVSQRVPEDTIAVFTLGLFDLESPANTLTLTVTSTNHALLPPVPPHVTYTFDHTGTNMLISCLPVTNMHGKTVLTFTISDGTNSTSRTTTLQVDPVNDPPSFTIISNVINWTGTAGTFTSTNFITSWSVGPPNESTQTPYWWIVNTNTALFTSQPFINNTTKAFSFKPKTGVTGSVTLDLYMRDNGGGAVTNYQFGPLQLTINITP, from the coding sequence GTGCCTGGGCCCGCACAAACAACGGTTAACAACACCACGCTGGTCATATCCGCCAACAGTCACGCCAGCGACACGGTCAGCGTCATCAACAACGGCCTGCTCAAAGGCAACGGCACTGTTGCCAATCTTTCTGTCAGCGCTACCGGACGGATCAATCCCGGCGCCAGTCCGGGGACGATTACGGTGGTGGGTGACGCCACTTGGGGGCCGGCTGGCATATACGAGTGGGAAATCAATGATGCGCTCGGCACGGCGGGGGCAGACCCCGGTTGGGATTTGCTGCAGGTGGGCAACAATCTTAACATCACTGCAACACCAGCCAACCGCTTTGTGGTCAAAATTATTACCCTGAATGGTGGCTCCCCTGGCGCCATGGCCAACTTCAACAAACTGCAACCCTACACTTGGAAGATTGCCAGCGCCACCAACATTGTGGGATTCGCGCTCAACAAATTCATCTTGGACGTCTCCGGTGTGGTCAATGATTTCTCGGGAGGCGAATTTGCGCTGGTCCAGTCCGGCAATGACATCCTGGTTTGCTATTTTCCGAACCCTGTCATTACCGTGGGGCCGGGGGGCGATTATGCCTCCATTCAAGCCGCGGTGAATGACGCCCTTCCCCAGTCGGTAATTCTCGTTTATGCCGACACCTACATAGAAAACGTAGCCATCAACAAGCCACTCACCCTGCTCGGCCCCAATTTTGGGAAGGCCGGCAGCAACCCGGGGCGGGGACCGGAAGCGGTGGTGATGTCCGCTGTAAATGACCCCGAGGATGCGGTCATCTTTGCCATTCTCGCCTCCAACGTGGTGGTGGACGGGTTTTACTTTGATGGGGACAATCCGATGTTGACCGGCGGTTACACCGTCGGGACGGCCGATGTCAATGCCGCCGTGGGCATTCAAAACAGCACAAGCATCCTCAATCCATTCACCCAGGTGGAGCATGTCACAGTGCAAAACAATGTGTTTAAGAACTTCAGCTATGGCGGCATTTACCTGGAGGTAAATTATCTCTCCAGCCGCTCCTGGAATTACATCCGACACAATTATTTTGAGCAGCAATGGGAGGGGCTGCAGCTCTATGCCATCCACGCGGTAATTGACAGCAACGTCATGACCAATGTGGGGCGGGGGTTGAGCGTGCATGCGGTGGCAGCGGCGGCGGCGACGGGATTTAATCCGGCCATCAACAACAACACCATCACCCTGGGAGGGGGCGGGGTGTGGAATCCCCTGGCCACCCGCAACGCGGGAATTTGGGTTAATTTCTTCCGGGGCGGGGCGCCGGCCTATGGGTTGACCAACAACGTCGTCCAGGCGCCGGTGGCGGTGTCCAATCCTTTATTTGGTTTCCTGGTGCAGGCGGTATTTGAGGGGCGGACGGTGACGCTAGCCAACAACCAGGTCCATGGTTTTGGTCATTTGGAGGCTGGCATGCACTTTTTGCACTGTGCCACGGACACGACCATTACGGTGCAAGGAGGAGAAATCAATAACGTTCAGATTGCGGGCATCCGGGGGGTGACCTACGATCCTGGTTCCAGCACGACTACCACCACCAATCCGGTGAAAGTAGCCGTTGCTGGGACGGTCATTCGCCATGTGCCCGGCGGGGCCGGCGTGTTATTCAGCAATCCCACCTTAGATACCAGCAAGGCCGCAGCCCTGACCTTGCAGAGCGGAGTGGTCATTACCAACGCTGGGACAGGCATTGCCTTGCGGGGGCAGGGGGCCTCGCTCAGTTTGCCCGGAGCACTGCCGGTGCGTTTGGATGCAGTGGGAACCTACATTGATTTGCAAAGCAATGGAGGGACGGTACCGGTTTCCAACGTGGATGCGACGCAGGTATTATTTGACGGGGTATTGGGGGTTGGGATGAGTGAGGCGCAGGGATTTGCGGTGGAGGACAAGGTGGGGCACAAGCTGGACGAGGCGGGGCGGGGATTGGTGGTATGGCGGGCGGGGCATTATTATGTGACGACCAACAGTGGGAGCATTGCGCGGGCGGTGGGGCCGGCGGTGGGAGGGGATGTGGTGCATGTGGCGGCGGGGGTGTATGCGGAGGCGGTGTACATCAATGAGGCGCTGGCGTTGGTGGGGCCGGGGGTGGTGAGCGGGGCGGTATTTACGTATGAGGGGCAGGCGTTGGTGGTGAGCAACAATTTCTTTGGGGGGAGTGTGTTGGTGGTGACCAATGGGGCGGTGGTGAGCGGGGTGGGGACGGTGGGGGGGTTGCGGGTCAAGCGTGGGGGCGAGGTGCGGCCGGGGGCGAGTCCTGGGGTGCTGACGGTGGCGGGGGATGTGGAGTGGGCGGAGGACGGGGTGTATGAGTGGGAGATAGCCGATGCGACGGGGGGTGAGGGGGTGGGATGGGATTTGTTGCAGGTGGGGAACGATTTGCAGGTGACGGCGACGTTGGCCGATCCGCTGGTGTTGAAGGTGGTGGGGACGCCGGTGAATTTCAATCCGGCCAATGCGTACACCTGGCGGGTGGCGCAGGTGGGGGGGAGTTTGATTGGGTTTAGCGGGGGGAAGGTGGTTTTGGATTTGAGTGGTTTTGGGCATGCGTACACGGGGACGTTTGTGGTGGTGTCGGTGGGGAACGATGTGGTGGTGAAGTATTTGCCGACGACGGGGGTGTTGACGGTGGATGCTGGGGGGGGCGGGGATTATTTTACGATTCAGGCGGCGGTGAATGCGGCGGCGCCGGGGAACACGATTATTGTGTATCCTGGGGTGTATGTGGAGAATGTGACGAACATCAACAAGGCGAATTTGAAGTTGGTGGGGCCCAATGACGGGGTGGAGGGTTTTGGGGTGCGTGGGCCGGAGGCGGAGGTGCGGCCGGCGGTGAACGATCCGGTGTTTAGCGGGTTGTTTGAGGTGATGGCCAGCGGGGTGGAGGTGCGGGGGTTCAAGTTTGAGGGGGACAATCCGTTGTTGAGCGGGGGTGAGGCGGTGGGCAGTGCGGATGCCAATGTGGCGGCGGGGGTGTACAACAGTGCCAATGTGGATCATGTGGTGGTGCGGGACAATGTGTTTCGGAATCTGGCGATGGCGGGGGTGTATTGGTACATTGACGACGGGTCGAATCGTTCGTGGAACTACATTGATCGGAACAAGTTTGAGCAGATGCGGGAGGGGGTGCAGGTGTATGGGATGCATGTGGGGGTGCGGCGGAATGTGATGGTGAATGTGGGGATGGGGGTGAGTGTGCATGGGGTGGCGGTGGCGTCGGACATGGGTTTTGTGTCGGAGGTGTCGCACAACGAGGTGGAGTTGGGGGCGGAGGATGTGTGGTATGTGGGGAACACGCGGACGGTGGGTTTGTGGGTGAACTATCGGCGGGGGGGTGCGCCGGAGCTGGTGGTGAGCAACAACGTGGTGCGGATGCCGGTGGGGGCGGTGGGTGAGTTGCAGGGGATTCAGTTGCAGACGGTGTTGGAGGGGCGGGTGGTGACGGTGGTGAGCAATGTGGTGGAGGGGATGGGTCATGGGGCTGTGGGGGTGTATGGGTTGAATTTGGCGCCGGGCACTGGGGTGGTGGTGCGTGGGGGGGTGGTGAGCGGGGTGAATGGGGCTGGGGTGCGGGTGGCGACGCATGATGGGGTGTGGGGGGATGCGGAGGTGCGGTTGGGGGTGGAGGGTTTGGCGGTGCGGGATGTGGTTGGGGGGCGTGGTTTGGAGGTTTTATCGTCGAATGTGGATCCGACCAAGGCGGCGAAGCTGGTGGTGCAGGGGGGTGTGGTGGTGAGCAATGCGGCGGTGGGGGTGTGGGTGAGCGGGGCGGGGGCGGAGGTGAGTTTTGCGGGGAGCAGTGCGGCCAATCTCCAGGCGGTGGGCAACTACATTGAACTGGCAAGCAACGGCTTCACCGTGCCCACGAATGATGTTCTCGCGGTGGAAGTCTTCTTTGATGGTGTTAAAGGGGATGCCATGACGCCGGCCCAGTTGTTCGCCACGGAAGACAAGATAACTCACAAGGTGGACGACGTGAATCGCGGGCTGGTGATTTGGAAGGATTTGCATACTTTTGTTACGCCGGCTGTCGGGAACATCCAGAATGGCGTGGACGCGGCGCCTTCGGAGCAGACACTGAACATCGCCGGGGGCACGTACAGTGGGAATGTGAATGTGGCGGATATTTTGGATGTTTCCATCGGCACGACCAATGCCACAGCCCAGGTAGTTCAGAACGGCGATCTGGCGTTAAATTCGTTCGCGCGATGGATGATTGAAATCAATGGCACCACCCCGGGTACTGATTTTGATCAGATCGTGGTTAATGGCGCCGTGGATTTGGGGGGGGCCGCTTTGTCGGCCAGGGTGACGGTTGCCATTCCTCCCGCCACGGAATTAATCATCATTGCTAATGACGGCACGGACGCGGTCACCGGTACCTTCTCCGGCCTACCCAACTTGGCGCCCATCACAATTGACGGGCAGGACTTTATTGTGCGCTACAATGGTGGTGACGGCAATGATGTGGTATTGCGGCGCGTTTTTCCCAATGTTGCCCCCACGTTGATTGACAAGGTTGTCGTGTTGAATCCGCAGGCGGAAGACAGCCCGATGCCGGTGGGCGCAGTGGGGACCCCCATAACGACGTTGGTTAGTTTTGTGGGTTCGGGTGGCATTGAAAACGTGACCGATCCTGATAGCGGGGCGGTCACCGGCATTGCGGTGATCGGAGCGGACACCATGCACGGCACATGGTATTTCACCATTGATGGAGGTGCCACATGGAATGCCCTGGGAGCTGTCAGTGGCACTTCAGCGCGCTTGTTGGCGGCCAATGCGGCAACCCGCCTGTATTTTGTGGGCAATCCGGATTGGAACGGCACACTCAGCAGCGCGTTGACTTTCCGCGCGTGGGATCAAACCTATGGGGTCAACGGGCAGGGGGGCGTGGACACATCCTACAACGGATTGGATTCGGCCTTTTCCAGCCAGACCGACACTGCCGCCCTGGTGGTGTGGGAGGTCAATGATCCACCGGTGGCGGGCACCGATACCGCCGGCCCGGTGCTTGAGGACACGCCGCTGGTGTTTCCGGCTGCGCCGTTAATCTCCAATGATCTGCCTGCTCCACCCAGCGTAACGAATGAAAGCGGGCAGAGCTTGACGGTGGTGGGCGTGTTGGCCACCACCCTTTACGGCGGAACAGCCAGTTATTTCAGCGGAAACATTACCTATAACCCGCCGCCTAACTTCAACGGGACGGATGTGCTCTACTACCAGGTGCAGGACAATGGCACGAGCAATGGCTCACCCGATCCTAAGACGGCCATTGGGATGGTGTTAATCACGGTGACTCCAGATCCGGTGGATGATTTGCGGCCGTATTTCTTCTACGCCGCCACGAACTTCCCGGCAGGGCTGGGCCCCCACAGCATCGCCGTGGGTGATTTTGATGGTGACTTCATTCTGGATCTGGCGGTGGCCAATTACAAGACCAACACCGTATCCATATTGCAGGGCAATGGAGCCGGCCATTTCAGTTTATTGAGCGTGGCCAGCGTGGGCACCAACCCCGCTGCGGTGGTGACGGCTGATTTCAACAACGATACCTTGCCCGATTTGGCGGTGGCCAATGATACCTCCAATAGCGTGACCGTTCTATTGAACCTGGGAGCGGCCAATTTTGCCGCAACGCATTATCCGGTGGGCTCCAATGCGTTTCATCTGGCTGTGGGCCTGTTCAACGGCGATGCATCACCAGACCTGGCGGTGGTGAGCTACCTGGAAAACAAGGTGCAAATTATGCTGAATAATGGGGATGGGACTTTCGCTGCGCCCACAAGTTATGCCGTGCAAGGCGGGCCGGTATATGTGGCGGCGGGTCTGCTGAACGGGGATACCTATGTGGATTTGGCGGTGGTCAATTATTTGAGCAATTCCGTTAGCATACTCACCGGCAACGGCATGGGGGGCTTCAGCTTGAGCACCAACATCACCGTGGGCACGAGTCCAACGGCTTTGGCCCTGGCAGACATTGATAATGATGGTGATTTAGACTTGGTGGTGGTCAACGAGGGGGATGATACCGTACGGACGTTGTTCAACAACGGTAGCGGTCATTTTGTAACGGGGGCAAATTATTTGGTGGGCGACATGCCTTCGGCCGTGGTGGTGGCAGACATGAACGCGGACAGCAAACGGGACGTTGTCGTCGCCAATGCCGGGAGCAATTCGGTTTGGGTGCTGGTGGGTAACGGGATGGGTGGCTTTACCAATTACTACATCGAGGCGGCCACGGCGTTTGGAGTGGGCGATGAACCAGTGGCCCTGGCGTTGGGATTGTTCAATAATGACATTGATCCCGATATTGCAGTTGCCAACTTCAGCAGTGACAATGTCAGCATCCTGCTCAATTCCACCCGGTTGAAAGCGTTCCCGCAGTCAGTAACGGTGCCGGAGGACCATCCGGGATACCCCATCACGCTCACGGGCTGGGGCAATCCCATCTCTTATGTGATTGTAGTGCCGCCGGTCAACGGCACGGTGGGCGGAGGGCCGCTGCCCAACCTGACTTACACGCCATTCCCGGCCTACAGCGGGCCGGATCAAATAGGTTTTGTGGTGACGGATGGTTATGGGCATACGTCAACAGTGGCGTACGTGACCATCAATGTGGCAGACGTGAATGACCCGCCAACCTTTGACATCACCACCAATTTGATTGTGGTGGCGGAAGACTCGCCGTTGCTCACCTTCTATGGTTTTGCGTACAATATCTCGGTGGGGCCACCGAATGAAGCCGGCCAGATTTATCGGTTCATCACCAGCAACAACAACAGTGGTTTGTTCATCAGCCAGCCCACCGTGCGTTCCAGCGGCAATCTTGATTTCCGGCCGGCGCCCAATGCACACGGCTCGGCACTGGTGACCGTCTGGATGCAAGACAATGGCGGCACCAACAATGGCGGGTGGGACATTTCTGTGCCCAAGCAATTCACCATCCAGGTCACCAATGTTAACGATCCGCCAGTGGTCTTCCCGGCTTCGGTGGTCAGCCAGCGGGTGCCAGAGGATACGATCGCGGTCTTCACTTTGGGCTTGTTTGATCTGGAGTCACCAGCCAACACGCTTACTTTGACCGTGACGTCCACGAATCACGCCCTGTTGCCACCGGTGCCGCCGCACGTGACCTATACCTTTGATCATACCGGCACCAACATGCTGATTTCGTGCCTGCCGGTGACCAACATGCACGGCAAGACGGTGCTGACCTTTACGATCAGCGATGGCACCAACAGCACCTCCCGCACCACCACCCTCCAGGTGGATCCGGTAAATGACCCGCCGAGCTTTACCATTATCAGTAATGTGATTAATTGGACGGGCACCGCCGGCACCTTCACCAGTACAAACTTTATCACTTCGTGGAGCGTGGGACCGCCCAATGAAAGCACGCAGACGCCGTATTGGTGGATTGTCAATACCAACACTGCGTTGTTCACATCGCAGCCGTTCATCAACAACACCACCAAGGCCTTCAGCTTCAAGCCGAAGACGGGAGTAACAGGAAGCGTCACGCTGGATCTGTATATGCGTGACAATGGCGGTGGCGCGGTGACCAATTATCAGTTTGGTCCGCTGCAATTGACCATCAATATCACGCCGTAA
- a CDS encoding PfkB family carbohydrate kinase produces the protein MNADRFQALVARYRQLRFAVVGDFCLDRYLEIDPSLQETSLETGLSVYNVTRVRAEPGGAGTVLNNLCALGAEVYPIGFHGLDGEGFELRRALSQLPHVRLNYLMETPLRRTFTYCKPLVIEPGKPPRELNRLDSKNWTATPQELQQKLAAAVLEIGPQVEGMVLLEQTDQAETGVIGPRVLEAVARLQRQHPELPIMADSRRGLRGYPKVFFKMNRQEFLALVGAPKTISLDECTEMARAFARETSQPVFVTLAEAGLLGATPDGQVCHQPALPTRGPIDIVGAGDAVTANLLCAMAAGATLREALEIAAAAASVVIHKLGVTGTATPQEILPLLKSE, from the coding sequence GTGAATGCTGATCGCTTCCAGGCTTTGGTGGCCCGCTACCGGCAGCTTCGCTTCGCCGTGGTGGGGGATTTCTGTTTGGATCGCTACCTGGAAATAGATCCCTCTCTTCAGGAAACCTCCCTCGAAACCGGCCTGTCTGTGTACAATGTCACCCGTGTGCGCGCTGAACCAGGCGGTGCGGGCACGGTGCTAAACAACCTATGTGCTCTGGGAGCAGAGGTTTATCCCATCGGTTTCCACGGCCTGGACGGCGAGGGCTTTGAACTGCGCCGGGCCTTGAGCCAGCTTCCCCATGTGCGTTTGAATTATTTGATGGAGACCCCCTTACGGCGCACTTTTACCTATTGCAAGCCGTTGGTCATTGAACCGGGCAAACCGCCTCGCGAACTGAACCGGTTGGACAGTAAAAACTGGACAGCCACACCGCAAGAGCTGCAACAAAAACTGGCGGCAGCCGTCCTGGAAATCGGCCCGCAGGTAGAGGGCATGGTGCTCCTGGAACAAACGGATCAGGCCGAGACCGGGGTGATCGGGCCGCGCGTGTTGGAGGCCGTTGCCCGGCTCCAGCGGCAGCATCCAGAATTGCCCATCATGGCCGACAGCCGCCGAGGCCTGCGCGGCTACCCCAAGGTTTTTTTCAAAATGAACCGCCAGGAATTCCTAGCCTTGGTGGGTGCGCCAAAGACCATTTCTCTGGATGAGTGCACGGAGATGGCCCGGGCTTTCGCCCGTGAAACCAGCCAGCCCGTTTTCGTTACGCTGGCCGAAGCCGGCCTACTGGGCGCAACGCCGGACGGCCAGGTTTGCCATCAACCGGCCTTGCCCACGCGCGGCCCCATAGACATCGTGGGTGCCGGGGATGCGGTGACTGCCAATTTGCTCTGTGCCATGGCTGCCGGGGCCACCCTCCGCGAAGCTCTGGAAATTGCCGCCGCAGCGGCTTCCGTCGTCATTCATAAACTGGGAGTCACTGGCACTGCTACCCCCCAGGAAATTCTGCCCTTGCTGAAATCAGAATGA
- a CDS encoding haloacid dehalogenase-like hydrolase: MTQSLPATRRGPAPHIELREGFAPRPEIRHVLFDFDGTLSLIREGWPAVMLPMFMEMLPRPSGESEDAVRQLLLDDIMRLNGKQTIYQMIQFAERVRERGGQPRDPLWYKHEYLRRLEARIQQRIEGLASGRFLPDDWLVHGARPLLEKLCERGLKLYLASGTDEPFVWREARLLKIDSYFEGRIYGALDDYQNFSKKMVIDRILAENCISGRHLLSFGDGYVEIQNTHEVGGLAVAVASDEAHNGSGRVDEWKRQRLLGVGADVVIPDYREPDLLLEILFGSR; this comes from the coding sequence ATGACCCAGTCACTGCCTGCCACCCGGCGCGGCCCGGCCCCTCATATTGAACTGCGCGAAGGTTTTGCACCGCGCCCGGAGATCCGGCATGTGCTCTTCGATTTTGACGGCACTTTGTCGCTCATTCGTGAGGGCTGGCCTGCCGTGATGCTGCCCATGTTCATGGAAATGCTCCCCCGACCAAGCGGGGAAAGCGAGGACGCCGTACGCCAGCTTTTGTTGGACGACATCATGCGCCTCAATGGTAAACAGACCATTTACCAGATGATTCAGTTTGCCGAACGGGTGCGCGAACGTGGCGGCCAGCCCCGTGATCCGCTTTGGTACAAACACGAGTACCTGCGGCGGCTCGAAGCTCGCATCCAGCAGCGCATTGAGGGTCTGGCCTCCGGCCGATTTCTTCCGGATGACTGGCTCGTCCATGGAGCGCGGCCGCTGCTGGAAAAGCTTTGTGAGCGTGGCCTGAAATTGTATCTGGCCAGTGGCACCGACGAGCCTTTTGTGTGGCGCGAGGCTCGCCTGCTCAAAATTGACTCCTATTTTGAAGGCCGCATTTACGGGGCACTGGATGATTACCAGAATTTTTCCAAGAAAATGGTCATTGACCGGATTCTGGCAGAAAACTGCATCAGCGGACGACACCTGCTTTCTTTCGGGGATGGCTACGTGGAAATTCAAAACACCCATGAAGTGGGCGGTTTGGCCGTAGCCGTGGCCAGCGATGAAGCCCATAACGGCTCGGGGCGGGTGGATGAGTGGAAACGGCAGCGGTTGCTGGGGGTGGGGGCGGACGTTGTTATTCCAGATTATCGTGAACCTGATTTGTTGCTGGAAATCTTATTTGGCTCACGTTAA